Proteins from a genomic interval of Schistocerca piceifrons isolate TAMUIC-IGC-003096 chromosome 3, iqSchPice1.1, whole genome shotgun sequence:
- the LOC124788261 gene encoding xylose isomerase-like translates to MYAQSTNKRQKTINSRETARNLEANDYFPGLNRVEFHADAAYEDTLTYQYYNAAERIHGRAMEDWLRPCISFRNAFCHSGGDYPLNSTLCKSWDDGSHTEENYKRRLKAAFELYSKLGVKYWTLYDTDIAPEGDTLEETHHFIDESTQVILDLQQRTGIRPLWVAADLRTNCRYVSGAVTSPEAYITGYAGAQLKKALDIAHKLGAENFLFKGFYEGYSSILNTDIPRELRIYSRVLKMIVDYKERLGYRGQLLLEPCYNYDNSKNHDNFLQHNYIHSITSALSFLKHYNLDRHYKLSVPPGDQLFMAAAYGFLGSIDATNLKHLSDISEATLLFKTVIEQGGIQPGGLNIGVSLARESTETKDLFVAYVQQIDRLARGLRNAVKIVEDGLFNKNLQQRYLSFHTGFGSRIASGEATLEDCEDQARKTHGETVFTSGRTEHWEAVFNRYV, encoded by the exons GGTTGAATCGAGTAGAGTTTCATGCAGATGCTGCATATGAAGATACACTTACATATCAGTATTATAATGCCGCTGAGCGAATTCATGGGAGAGCTATGGAAGATTGGCTTCGGCCATGTATTTCATTCAGAAATGCATTCTGCCATTCAG GTGGAGATTACCCCTTAAATTCAACACTCTGTAAATCATGGGATGATGGGTCTCATACAGAAGAAAATTACAAGCGGCGTTTGAAGGCAGCCTTTGAGCTTTATTCCAAACTTG GTGTTAAATATTGGACACTGTATGATACTGATATTGCTCCAGAAGGAGACACTCTTGAAGAAACACATCATTTCATAGATGAGTCCACTCAAGTTATACTTGATCTACAACAGCGTACTGGTATAAGACCACTTTGGGTTGCTGCTGACCTCAGGACCAATTGCAG ATATGTGAGTGGAGCTGTCACAAGCCCAGAGGCTTACATAACTGGCTATGCAGGAGCACAACTCAAGAAAGCTCTTGATATTGCACATAAGTTGGGTGCagaaaattttcttttcaagggGTTTTATGAGGGATATAGTAGCATACTGAACACAGACATTCCTCGTGAACTACGCATCTATTCACGTGTTTTGAAGATGATTGTAG ATTATAAAGAAAGACTTGGATATAGAGGGCAGTTGCTTTTGGAACCATGCTATAATTATGATAATAGTAAAAACCATGATAATTTTCTTCAACACAACTACATACATAGCATCACAAGTGCACTGAGTTTCCTAAAACATTATAATTTAGACCGACATTATAAGCTCAGTGTGCCCCCAGGAGATCAGCTTTTTATGGCAGCAGC GTATGGATTTCTGGGTTCAATCGATGCAACAAACTTGAAACACCTTTCAGATATTTCTGAAGCCACATTACTCTTCAAAACTGTGATTGAACAG GGAGGAATACAGCCTGGTGGCCTCAATATTGGAGTTTCTCTGGCCCGTGAATCAACTGAAACGAAAGACCTCTTCGTAGCATACGTTCAACAAATAGACAGATTGGCAAGAGGTTTACGAAATGCTGTGAAAATAGTTGAAGATGGCTTGTTTAACAAGAATTTGCAG caAAGATACCTGAGTTTTCATACGGGATTTGGGAGTCGCATAGCAAGTGGTGAAGCTACTCTTGAAGACTGTGAAGATCAGGCTCGGAAAACTCATGGTGAAACAGTGTTTACATCTGGAAGGACAGAGCACTGGGAAGCTGTTTTCAACAGATACGTGTAG